From Acipenser ruthenus chromosome 2, fAciRut3.2 maternal haplotype, whole genome shotgun sequence, a single genomic window includes:
- the LOC117421545 gene encoding purpurin yields the protein MDYLKVALLIVVLSYIEECWSASCVVDSFSVKEDFDPKKYAGKWYALQKKDPEGLFLQDNISAEYTIDDEGIMTASSKGRVKLFGFWVVCADMSAQYTVPNPAAPGKMFMNYQGLASYLSSGGDNYWVIDTDYDNYAITYACRSLKDDGTCDDGYSLIFSRNPRGLPPAIQRIVRQKQEEICMAGQFEPVLQSGAC from the exons ATGGACTACTTGAAGGTGGCTCTTCTTATTGTTGTCCTCTCATACATTGAGGAGTGCTGGTCTGCTTCATGTGTGGTGGACAGCTTCTCAGTAAAAGAGGATTTTGACCCAAAGAAG TATGCAGGAAAATGGTATGCCCTGCAAAAGAAGGACCCAGAGGGCTTGTTCCTTCAGGACAATATCTCTGCCGAGTATACTATTGATGATGAGGGCATCATGACTGCCTCATCCAAGGGAAGAGTGAAGCTTTTTGG GTTCTGGGTGGTCTGCGCTGATATGTCTGCTCAGTACACAGTGCCTAACCCAGCAGCTCCAGGCAAAATGTTCATGAACTACCAGGGCCTGGCTAGCTACCTGTCCAGTGGAG GTGATAACTACTGGGTTATCGACACTGACTATGACAACTATGCTATTACCTATGCCTGCCGCTCTCTTAAGGATGACGGAACATGCGATGATGGGTATTCTCTGATCTTCTCCCGCAACCCCCGTGGACTTCCCCCTGCCATCCAGCGCATCGTCCGCCAGAAACAGGAGGAGATCTGCATGGCCGGCCAGTTCGAGCCTGTGCTGCAGTCTG GGGCTTGCTGA